The Desmodus rotundus isolate HL8 chromosome 3, HLdesRot8A.1, whole genome shotgun sequence genome includes a region encoding these proteins:
- the ESPN gene encoding espin isoform X5, with amino-acid sequence MALEQALQAARQGELAVLESLHAAGQLGPWLRDPLDALPVHHAARAGKLHCLRFLVEEAALPAAARARNGATPAHDAAATGHLACLQWLLSQGDCRVQDKDSSGATALHLAARFGHPEVVDWLLRHGSGDPTAATDMGALPIHYAAAKGDFPSLRLLIRHHPEGANAQIKNGATPLYLACQEGHLEVTQYLVQECGADPHLSAHDGMTPLHAAAQMGHSSIIVWLVTCTDVSLSEQDQDGATAMHFAASRGHAKVLSWLLLHGGEISADLWGGTPLHDAAENGELECCQILVVNGAELDVRDRDGYTAADLSDYNGHSHCTRYLRTVENLSVEHRVLSRDPSAELETKQPDSGMSSPNTTMSVQPLNFDLSSPTSTLSNYDSCSSSQSSVKGRCPPRGPPSTRAADIQSYMDMLSPELNLAQGEMEKTTAPPPPPSFPPPPPPPGTQLPPPPPGYPAPKPPVGLQAADIYMQTKSKLRHVENQAIRKEPSSRDGHDGLRRQDSGRKPRAFSKQPSTGDYYRQLGRCPREPPAARPGMAHSEEVRARQPAPAGRLGPGRATSFSLAGPSAPPQAALLPGNHVHNGCAADPKASRELPPPPPPPPPPLPEGLSSPPPAPPLPLEGAGPGCGQRRSSSSTGSTKSFNMMAPTGDNSELLAEIKAGKSLKPTPQSKGLTTVFSGSGQPASQPDSPLPPASPAASRARSPTPPAMGPQPLLNGSLAPAPPSTPAPGVQLDVEALIPTHDEQGRPIPEWKRQVMVRKMQLKMQEEEEQRRKEEEEEARLASMPAWRRDLLRKKLEEEREQKRKEEERQKQEEMQREKEQSEKLRTLGYDETKLAPWQRQIILKKGDIAKY; translated from the exons ATGGCCCTGGAGCAGGCGCTGCAGGCGGCGCGGCAGGGCGAGCTGGCAGTGCTGGAGTCCCTGCACGCTGCCggccagctggggccctggcttCGAGACCCGCTGGACGCGCTGCCTGTGCACCACGCGGCCCGCGCCGGCAAGCTGCACTGTCTGCGCTTCCTGGTGGAGGAGGCCGCCCTGCCCGCCGCTGCCCGAGCGCGGAACGGCGCCACCCCGGCCCACGACGCCGCTGCCACGGGTCACCTCGCCTGCCTGCAGTGGCTGCTCTCGCAGGGCGACTGCAGAGTGCAG GACAAAGACAGTTCTGGTGCCACAGCCCTGCATCTGGCTGCCCGCTTCGGCCACCCCGAGGTGGTGGACTGGCTGCTGCGTCACGGCAGCGGGGATCCCACTGCAGCCACAGACATGGGTGCCCTGCCTATCCACTATGCTGCCGCCAAAGGAGACTTCCCCTCCCTGAGGCTTCTCATCCGGCACCACCCTGA GGGAGCGAATGCCCAAATCAAGAACGGTGCCACGCCCTTGTACCTGGCGTGCCAGGAGGGCCACCTGGAGGTGACGCAGTACCTGGTGCAGGAGTGCGGCGCGGACCCGCACCTGAGCGCCCACGACGGCATGACTCCGCTACATGCTGCAGCACAGATGGGTCACAGTTCGATCATCGTGTGGCTG gtGACCTGCACCGACGTGAGCTTGTCGGAGCAGGACCAGGACGGCGCCACGGCCATGCACTTTGCAGCGAGCCGCGGCCACGCCAAAGTGCTCAGCTGGCTCCTACTGCACGGCGGCGAGATCTCCGCCGACCTGTGGGGCGGGACCCCACTGCACGACGCCGCCGAGAACGGGGAGCTGGAG TGCTGCCAGATCCTGGTAGTGAACGGCGCGGAGCTGGACGTCCGCGACCGCGATGGATACACGGCCGCCGACCTCTCAGATTACAATGGTCACAGCCACTGCACCCGCTACCTGCGCACAGTGGAGAACCTG AGCGTGGAGCACCGCGTGCTGTCCAGGGATCCATCCGCCGAGCTGGAGACCAAGCAGCCTGACTCGGGCATGTCCTCACCCAACACCACCATGTCAGTCCAGCCACTGAACTTCGACCTCAGCTCGCCCACCAGCACCCTCTCCAACTATGActcctgctcctccagccagTCCAGTGTCAAGGGCCGGTGCCCGCCACGCG GGCCTCCCAGCACCAGAGCTGCAGACATACAGAGCTACATGGACATGCTGAGCCCGGAGCTGAACCTGGCCCAGGGCGAGATGGAGAAAACCACcgcacccccaccaccacccagcttccctccaccgcccccacccccaggcacccagctgcctcctcccccgCCAGGATACCCAGCTCCCAAGCCCCCCGTAGGGCTGCAAGCAGCTGACATCTACATGCAGACCAAGAGCAAACTCCGCCACGTGGAGAACCAGGCCATCAGAAAGGAG CCAAGCTCCCGCGACGGCCACGACGGGCTGCGCAGGCAGGACTCGGGCCGCAAGCCCCGCGCCTTCAGCAAGCAGCCCAGCACGGGGGACTACTACCGCCAGCTGGGTCGGTGTCCCCGGGAGCCGCCGGCCGCTCGCCCGGGCATGGCGCACAGCGAGGAGGTGCGTGCCCGCCAGCCCGCACCCGCCGGCCGCCTGGGACCCGGCCGGGCGACCAGCTTCTCACTCGCTGGCCCCTCCGCTCCCCCGCAGGCGGCGCTGCTCCCCGGGAATCACGTGCACAACGGCTGCGCCGCGGACCCCAAGGCGTCCAGGgagctgccgccgccgccaccaccacccccgccGCCCCTGCCGGAGGGCCTGAGCTCGCCGCCGCCCGCTCCGCCGCTGCCCCTCGAGGGCGCCGGCCCTGGCTGCGGGCAGCGTCGTTCTTCCTCTTCCACTGGCA GCACCAAGTCTTTCAACATGATGGCCCCAACGGGTGACAACTCAGAGCTTCTGGCTGAGATCAAGGCTGGCAAGAGTCTAAAGCCCACGCCGCAGAGCAAGGGTCTGACCACGGTGTTCTCCGGCAGTGGACAGCCAGCCTCCCAG CCCGACTCACCGCTGCCACCAGCGTCACCAGCAGCATCTCGGGCCCGGAGCCCCACCCCACCGGCCATGGGGCCCCAGCCACTGCTCAACGGCAGCCTGGCACCGGCGCCGCCCTCCACTCCAGCGCCGGGTGTGCAACTCGATGTGGAAGCGCTCATCCCCACGCACGATGAGCAGGGCCGGCCCATCCCGGAGTGGAAGCGCCAGGTGATGGTCCGCAAGATGCAACTGAAGatgcaagaggaggaggagcagaggcggAAG gaggaggaggaggaggcccggCTGGCCAGCATGCCCGCCTGGAGGCGGGACCTCCTTCGGAAGAAGCTGGAAGAGGAGAG GGAGCAGAAGCG TAAGGAGGAGGAGCGACAGAAGCAGGAGGAGATGCAACGGGAAAAAGAGCAATCAGAGAAGCTGCGAACGCTGGGCTACGACGAGACTAAACTGGCGCCCTGGCAGCGACAGATTATCCTGAAGAAAGGGGACATCGCTAAGTACTAG
- the ESPN gene encoding espin isoform X2 produces the protein MALEQALQAARQGELAVLESLHAAGQLGPWLRDPLDALPVHHAARAGKLHCLRFLVEEAALPAAARARNGATPAHDAAATGHLACLQWLLSQGDCRVQDKDSSGATALHLAARFGHPEVVDWLLRHGSGDPTAATDMGALPIHYAAAKGDFPSLRLLIRHHPEGANAQIKNGATPLYLACQEGHLEVTQYLVQECGADPHLSAHDGMTPLHAAAQMGHSSIIVWLVTCTDVSLSEQDQDGATAMHFAASRGHAKVLSWLLLHGGEISADLWGGTPLHDAAENGELECCQILVVNGAELDVRDRDGYTAADLSDYNGHSHCTRYLRTVENLSVEHRVLSRDPSAELETKQPDSGMSSPNTTMSVQPLNFDLSSPTSTLSNYDSCSSSQSSVKGRCPPRGPPSTRAADIQSYMDMLSPELNLAQGEMEKTTAPPPPPSFPPPPPPPGTQLPPPPPGYPAPKPPVGLQAADIYMQTKSKLRHVENQAIRKEPSSRDGHDGLRRQDSGRKPRAFSKQPSTGDYYRQLGRCPREPPAARPGMAHSEEAALLPGNHVHNGCAADPKASRELPPPPPPPPPPLPEGLSSPPPAPPLPLEGAGPGCGQRRSSSSTGSTKSFNMMAPTGDNSELLAEIKAGKSLKPTPQSKGLTTVFSGSGQPASQPDSPLPPASPAASRARSPTPPAMGPQPLLNGSLAPAPPSTPAPGVQLDVEALIPTHDEQGRPIPEWKRQVMVRKMQLKMQEEEEQRRKLTSASSCCYPREGWRYSREYNGILGPFGELMTEADILRIEQQIENLQVLHKAQKLEARLKQLELELEQLLPISAALSAPRFTVDPRRMHGRAASLPAWCSKISTLLKSMATLLAALGGRPTHLADLLAADTGLPLAPLPDAPWRPGPLCLGRSHSLSWCREAVAREILECGVSVQHLRATYELRSQGSAPPRSPRRKYSLSPGAPGREPILEEDYMAAGTGEPSAAAATNSLPPQAYLDPPEVPGRQAALPEPEQLARRPPLPTELRGVQDYIDMRKERIVYLFLEHWRKWTFHGHGRQAQTRLRRLLPRVVAAGADPVPEALEAAEVPQPPAGDGPDKRLLRLLKQRQVVGKLLGHWRSLLRQVPARQPCGPGLAHGLYWPEHFLPPLDGGAPPRYDSLTLDLFMLGYFQLLEMGLSREERKFRHLLCYEMFDRLGSHPWELIREFHRVVLEEVEAGRRGWSDGFEDLKHQFFGDSPEAKLAWEEEVKKEQEEAKKEQEKEKEEKEEEREPAREAVPAQTEDWPEGHPEAPGPAPQPPPPPPPAAPPPTPSDPPSSEAPAEDSLELLSGMGEFSDEDICRYIDRSFSFWKEKEAELFDI, from the exons ATGGCCCTGGAGCAGGCGCTGCAGGCGGCGCGGCAGGGCGAGCTGGCAGTGCTGGAGTCCCTGCACGCTGCCggccagctggggccctggcttCGAGACCCGCTGGACGCGCTGCCTGTGCACCACGCGGCCCGCGCCGGCAAGCTGCACTGTCTGCGCTTCCTGGTGGAGGAGGCCGCCCTGCCCGCCGCTGCCCGAGCGCGGAACGGCGCCACCCCGGCCCACGACGCCGCTGCCACGGGTCACCTCGCCTGCCTGCAGTGGCTGCTCTCGCAGGGCGACTGCAGAGTGCAG GACAAAGACAGTTCTGGTGCCACAGCCCTGCATCTGGCTGCCCGCTTCGGCCACCCCGAGGTGGTGGACTGGCTGCTGCGTCACGGCAGCGGGGATCCCACTGCAGCCACAGACATGGGTGCCCTGCCTATCCACTATGCTGCCGCCAAAGGAGACTTCCCCTCCCTGAGGCTTCTCATCCGGCACCACCCTGA GGGAGCGAATGCCCAAATCAAGAACGGTGCCACGCCCTTGTACCTGGCGTGCCAGGAGGGCCACCTGGAGGTGACGCAGTACCTGGTGCAGGAGTGCGGCGCGGACCCGCACCTGAGCGCCCACGACGGCATGACTCCGCTACATGCTGCAGCACAGATGGGTCACAGTTCGATCATCGTGTGGCTG gtGACCTGCACCGACGTGAGCTTGTCGGAGCAGGACCAGGACGGCGCCACGGCCATGCACTTTGCAGCGAGCCGCGGCCACGCCAAAGTGCTCAGCTGGCTCCTACTGCACGGCGGCGAGATCTCCGCCGACCTGTGGGGCGGGACCCCACTGCACGACGCCGCCGAGAACGGGGAGCTGGAG TGCTGCCAGATCCTGGTAGTGAACGGCGCGGAGCTGGACGTCCGCGACCGCGATGGATACACGGCCGCCGACCTCTCAGATTACAATGGTCACAGCCACTGCACCCGCTACCTGCGCACAGTGGAGAACCTG AGCGTGGAGCACCGCGTGCTGTCCAGGGATCCATCCGCCGAGCTGGAGACCAAGCAGCCTGACTCGGGCATGTCCTCACCCAACACCACCATGTCAGTCCAGCCACTGAACTTCGACCTCAGCTCGCCCACCAGCACCCTCTCCAACTATGActcctgctcctccagccagTCCAGTGTCAAGGGCCGGTGCCCGCCACGCG GGCCTCCCAGCACCAGAGCTGCAGACATACAGAGCTACATGGACATGCTGAGCCCGGAGCTGAACCTGGCCCAGGGCGAGATGGAGAAAACCACcgcacccccaccaccacccagcttccctccaccgcccccacccccaggcacccagctgcctcctcccccgCCAGGATACCCAGCTCCCAAGCCCCCCGTAGGGCTGCAAGCAGCTGACATCTACATGCAGACCAAGAGCAAACTCCGCCACGTGGAGAACCAGGCCATCAGAAAGGAG CCAAGCTCCCGCGACGGCCACGACGGGCTGCGCAGGCAGGACTCGGGCCGCAAGCCCCGCGCCTTCAGCAAGCAGCCCAGCACGGGGGACTACTACCGCCAGCTGGGTCGGTGTCCCCGGGAGCCGCCGGCCGCTCGCCCGGGCATGGCGCACAGCGAGGAG GCGGCGCTGCTCCCCGGGAATCACGTGCACAACGGCTGCGCCGCGGACCCCAAGGCGTCCAGGgagctgccgccgccgccaccaccacccccgccGCCCCTGCCGGAGGGCCTGAGCTCGCCGCCGCCCGCTCCGCCGCTGCCCCTCGAGGGCGCCGGCCCTGGCTGCGGGCAGCGTCGTTCTTCCTCTTCCACTGGCA GCACCAAGTCTTTCAACATGATGGCCCCAACGGGTGACAACTCAGAGCTTCTGGCTGAGATCAAGGCTGGCAAGAGTCTAAAGCCCACGCCGCAGAGCAAGGGTCTGACCACGGTGTTCTCCGGCAGTGGACAGCCAGCCTCCCAG CCCGACTCACCGCTGCCACCAGCGTCACCAGCAGCATCTCGGGCCCGGAGCCCCACCCCACCGGCCATGGGGCCCCAGCCACTGCTCAACGGCAGCCTGGCACCGGCGCCGCCCTCCACTCCAGCGCCGGGTGTGCAACTCGATGTGGAAGCGCTCATCCCCACGCACGATGAGCAGGGCCGGCCCATCCCGGAGTGGAAGCGCCAGGTGATGGTCCGCAAGATGCAACTGAAGatgcaagaggaggaggagcagaggcggAAG CTGACATCCGCCAGCTCGTGCTGCTACCCCCGCGAGGGCTGGAGGTATTCCCGCGAATACAACGGCATTCTCGGGCCCTTCGGAGAGCTCATGACCGAGGCTGACATCCTCCGCATCGAGCAGCAAATCGAGAACCTGCAGGTGTTGCACAAGGCGCAAAAGCTGGAGGCGCGCCTGAagcagctggagctggagctggagcagctACTTCCCATCTCGGCCGCTCTGTCGGCGCCGCGCTTCACGGTTGACCCGCGCCGCATGCACGGCCGCGCCGCTAGCCTGCCGGCCTGGTGCAGCAAGATCTCCACGTTGCTCAAAAGCATGGCCACACTGCTGGCCGCCCTGGGCGGCCGGCCCACGCACCTGGCAGATCTGCTGGCCGCCGACACGGGCCTGCCGCTGGCGCCGCTGCCCGACGCTCCCTGGCGGCCGGGCCCGCTCTGCCTGGGACGCTCACACTCGCTCAGCTGGTGCCGTGAGGCCGTGGCGCGCGAGATCCTCGAGTGCGGTGTGTCGGTGCAGCACCTCCGCGCCACCTACGAGCTGCGCTCCCAGGGCTCCGCGCCCCCGCGCAGCCCGCGCCGCAAATACTCGCTGTCTCCTGGCGCCCCGGGCCGGGAGCCCATTCTCGAAGAGGACTACATGGCAGCCGGCACCGGCGAGCCGAGCGCCGCAGCCGCCACCAACAGCCTGCCGCCCCAGGCTTACCTGGATCCGCCCGAGGTGCCAGGCCGCCAGGCGGCGCTACCTGAGCCGGAGCAGCTGGCCCGCAGGCCGCCGCTCCCCACGGAGCTGCGTGGCGTCCAGGACTACATCGACATGCGCAAGGAGCGCATCGTCTACCTCTTCTTGGAGCACTGGCGCAAGTGGACCTTCCACGGGCACGGGCGCCAAGCCCAGACGCGCCTGCGCAGACTGCTGCCCCGCGTGGTGGCCGCCGGCGCCGACCCTGTCCCTGAGGCCCTGGAGGCCGCCGAGGTCCCGCAGCCGCCGGCGGGGGACGGCCCCGACAAGCGGCTGCTGCGCCTTCTGAAGCAGCGACAGGTGGTGGGGAAGCTGCTGGGCCACTGGCGGAGCCTGCTGCGGCAGGTACCCGCGCGCCAGCCCTGCGGCCCGGGCCTGGCGCACGGCTTATACTGGCCGGAGCACTTCCTGCCGCCCCTGGACGGCGGCGCGCCCCCGCGCTACGACAGCCTCACTCTGGACCTCTTCATGCTTGGCTACTTTCAGCTGCTTGAGATGGGCCTGAGCCGCGAGGAGCGCAAATTCCGCCACCTGCTGTGCTACGAGATGTTCGACCGGCTGGGAAGCCACCCGTGGGAGCTCATTCGCGAGTTCCACCGCGTGGTGCTTGAGGAAGTGGAGGCCGGCCGGCGTGGCTGGAGCGACGGTTTTGAGGACCTCAAGCATCAGTTCTTTGGAGACAGCCCCGAGGCTAAGCTCGCTTGGGAGGAAGAGGTTAAGAAGGAGCAGGAAGAGGCCAAGAAGgagcaggaaaaggagaaagaagagaaagaggaggagagggagccgGCCCGAGAGGCTGTGCCAGCTCAGACAGAGGACTGGCCAGAGGGCCATCCTGAGGCCCCGGGCCCTGCaccgcagcccccgcccccacccccgccagccgCACCTCCCCCGACCCCGTCTGACCCTCCTAGTTCTGAAGCCCCTGCTGAGGACTCCCTGGAGCTGTTGTCCGGGATGGGCGAGTTCAGCGATGAGGACATCTGCCGCTACATCGACCGCAGCTTCTCCttctggaaggagaaggaggcagagctTTTCGACATCTAA
- the ESPN gene encoding espin isoform X1: MALEQALQAARQGELAVLESLHAAGQLGPWLRDPLDALPVHHAARAGKLHCLRFLVEEAALPAAARARNGATPAHDAAATGHLACLQWLLSQGDCRVQDKDSSGATALHLAARFGHPEVVDWLLRHGSGDPTAATDMGALPIHYAAAKGDFPSLRLLIRHHPEGANAQIKNGATPLYLACQEGHLEVTQYLVQECGADPHLSAHDGMTPLHAAAQMGHSSIIVWLVTCTDVSLSEQDQDGATAMHFAASRGHAKVLSWLLLHGGEISADLWGGTPLHDAAENGELECCQILVVNGAELDVRDRDGYTAADLSDYNGHSHCTRYLRTVENLSVEHRVLSRDPSAELETKQPDSGMSSPNTTMSVQPLNFDLSSPTSTLSNYDSCSSSQSSVKGRCPPRGGSALKAHPGAQSPPVPPLHTGACGLSPAGPPSTRAADIQSYMDMLSPELNLAQGEMEKTTAPPPPPSFPPPPPPPGTQLPPPPPGYPAPKPPVGLQAADIYMQTKSKLRHVENQAIRKEPSSRDGHDGLRRQDSGRKPRAFSKQPSTGDYYRQLGRCPREPPAARPGMAHSEEAALLPGNHVHNGCAADPKASRELPPPPPPPPPPLPEGLSSPPPAPPLPLEGAGPGCGQRRSSSSTGSTKSFNMMAPTGDNSELLAEIKAGKSLKPTPQSKGLTTVFSGSGQPASQPDSPLPPASPAASRARSPTPPAMGPQPLLNGSLAPAPPSTPAPGVQLDVEALIPTHDEQGRPIPEWKRQVMVRKMQLKMQEEEEQRRKLTSASSCCYPREGWRYSREYNGILGPFGELMTEADILRIEQQIENLQVLHKAQKLEARLKQLELELEQLLPISAALSAPRFTVDPRRMHGRAASLPAWCSKISTLLKSMATLLAALGGRPTHLADLLAADTGLPLAPLPDAPWRPGPLCLGRSHSLSWCREAVAREILECGVSVQHLRATYELRSQGSAPPRSPRRKYSLSPGAPGREPILEEDYMAAGTGEPSAAAATNSLPPQAYLDPPEVPGRQAALPEPEQLARRPPLPTELRGVQDYIDMRKERIVYLFLEHWRKWTFHGHGRQAQTRLRRLLPRVVAAGADPVPEALEAAEVPQPPAGDGPDKRLLRLLKQRQVVGKLLGHWRSLLRQVPARQPCGPGLAHGLYWPEHFLPPLDGGAPPRYDSLTLDLFMLGYFQLLEMGLSREERKFRHLLCYEMFDRLGSHPWELIREFHRVVLEEVEAGRRGWSDGFEDLKHQFFGDSPEAKLAWEEEVKKEQEEAKKEQEKEKEEKEEEREPAREAVPAQTEDWPEGHPEAPGPAPQPPPPPPPAAPPPTPSDPPSSEAPAEDSLELLSGMGEFSDEDICRYIDRSFSFWKEKEAELFDI; the protein is encoded by the exons ATGGCCCTGGAGCAGGCGCTGCAGGCGGCGCGGCAGGGCGAGCTGGCAGTGCTGGAGTCCCTGCACGCTGCCggccagctggggccctggcttCGAGACCCGCTGGACGCGCTGCCTGTGCACCACGCGGCCCGCGCCGGCAAGCTGCACTGTCTGCGCTTCCTGGTGGAGGAGGCCGCCCTGCCCGCCGCTGCCCGAGCGCGGAACGGCGCCACCCCGGCCCACGACGCCGCTGCCACGGGTCACCTCGCCTGCCTGCAGTGGCTGCTCTCGCAGGGCGACTGCAGAGTGCAG GACAAAGACAGTTCTGGTGCCACAGCCCTGCATCTGGCTGCCCGCTTCGGCCACCCCGAGGTGGTGGACTGGCTGCTGCGTCACGGCAGCGGGGATCCCACTGCAGCCACAGACATGGGTGCCCTGCCTATCCACTATGCTGCCGCCAAAGGAGACTTCCCCTCCCTGAGGCTTCTCATCCGGCACCACCCTGA GGGAGCGAATGCCCAAATCAAGAACGGTGCCACGCCCTTGTACCTGGCGTGCCAGGAGGGCCACCTGGAGGTGACGCAGTACCTGGTGCAGGAGTGCGGCGCGGACCCGCACCTGAGCGCCCACGACGGCATGACTCCGCTACATGCTGCAGCACAGATGGGTCACAGTTCGATCATCGTGTGGCTG gtGACCTGCACCGACGTGAGCTTGTCGGAGCAGGACCAGGACGGCGCCACGGCCATGCACTTTGCAGCGAGCCGCGGCCACGCCAAAGTGCTCAGCTGGCTCCTACTGCACGGCGGCGAGATCTCCGCCGACCTGTGGGGCGGGACCCCACTGCACGACGCCGCCGAGAACGGGGAGCTGGAG TGCTGCCAGATCCTGGTAGTGAACGGCGCGGAGCTGGACGTCCGCGACCGCGATGGATACACGGCCGCCGACCTCTCAGATTACAATGGTCACAGCCACTGCACCCGCTACCTGCGCACAGTGGAGAACCTG AGCGTGGAGCACCGCGTGCTGTCCAGGGATCCATCCGCCGAGCTGGAGACCAAGCAGCCTGACTCGGGCATGTCCTCACCCAACACCACCATGTCAGTCCAGCCACTGAACTTCGACCTCAGCTCGCCCACCAGCACCCTCTCCAACTATGActcctgctcctccagccagTCCAGTGTCAAGGGCCGGTGCCCGCCACGCG GTGGCTCTGCTCTGAAGGCGCACCCTGGAGCCCAAAGTCCCCCGGTGCCTCCCCTCCACACTGGAGCCTGTGGTCTCTCCCCAGcag GGCCTCCCAGCACCAGAGCTGCAGACATACAGAGCTACATGGACATGCTGAGCCCGGAGCTGAACCTGGCCCAGGGCGAGATGGAGAAAACCACcgcacccccaccaccacccagcttccctccaccgcccccacccccaggcacccagctgcctcctcccccgCCAGGATACCCAGCTCCCAAGCCCCCCGTAGGGCTGCAAGCAGCTGACATCTACATGCAGACCAAGAGCAAACTCCGCCACGTGGAGAACCAGGCCATCAGAAAGGAG CCAAGCTCCCGCGACGGCCACGACGGGCTGCGCAGGCAGGACTCGGGCCGCAAGCCCCGCGCCTTCAGCAAGCAGCCCAGCACGGGGGACTACTACCGCCAGCTGGGTCGGTGTCCCCGGGAGCCGCCGGCCGCTCGCCCGGGCATGGCGCACAGCGAGGAG GCGGCGCTGCTCCCCGGGAATCACGTGCACAACGGCTGCGCCGCGGACCCCAAGGCGTCCAGGgagctgccgccgccgccaccaccacccccgccGCCCCTGCCGGAGGGCCTGAGCTCGCCGCCGCCCGCTCCGCCGCTGCCCCTCGAGGGCGCCGGCCCTGGCTGCGGGCAGCGTCGTTCTTCCTCTTCCACTGGCA GCACCAAGTCTTTCAACATGATGGCCCCAACGGGTGACAACTCAGAGCTTCTGGCTGAGATCAAGGCTGGCAAGAGTCTAAAGCCCACGCCGCAGAGCAAGGGTCTGACCACGGTGTTCTCCGGCAGTGGACAGCCAGCCTCCCAG CCCGACTCACCGCTGCCACCAGCGTCACCAGCAGCATCTCGGGCCCGGAGCCCCACCCCACCGGCCATGGGGCCCCAGCCACTGCTCAACGGCAGCCTGGCACCGGCGCCGCCCTCCACTCCAGCGCCGGGTGTGCAACTCGATGTGGAAGCGCTCATCCCCACGCACGATGAGCAGGGCCGGCCCATCCCGGAGTGGAAGCGCCAGGTGATGGTCCGCAAGATGCAACTGAAGatgcaagaggaggaggagcagaggcggAAG CTGACATCCGCCAGCTCGTGCTGCTACCCCCGCGAGGGCTGGAGGTATTCCCGCGAATACAACGGCATTCTCGGGCCCTTCGGAGAGCTCATGACCGAGGCTGACATCCTCCGCATCGAGCAGCAAATCGAGAACCTGCAGGTGTTGCACAAGGCGCAAAAGCTGGAGGCGCGCCTGAagcagctggagctggagctggagcagctACTTCCCATCTCGGCCGCTCTGTCGGCGCCGCGCTTCACGGTTGACCCGCGCCGCATGCACGGCCGCGCCGCTAGCCTGCCGGCCTGGTGCAGCAAGATCTCCACGTTGCTCAAAAGCATGGCCACACTGCTGGCCGCCCTGGGCGGCCGGCCCACGCACCTGGCAGATCTGCTGGCCGCCGACACGGGCCTGCCGCTGGCGCCGCTGCCCGACGCTCCCTGGCGGCCGGGCCCGCTCTGCCTGGGACGCTCACACTCGCTCAGCTGGTGCCGTGAGGCCGTGGCGCGCGAGATCCTCGAGTGCGGTGTGTCGGTGCAGCACCTCCGCGCCACCTACGAGCTGCGCTCCCAGGGCTCCGCGCCCCCGCGCAGCCCGCGCCGCAAATACTCGCTGTCTCCTGGCGCCCCGGGCCGGGAGCCCATTCTCGAAGAGGACTACATGGCAGCCGGCACCGGCGAGCCGAGCGCCGCAGCCGCCACCAACAGCCTGCCGCCCCAGGCTTACCTGGATCCGCCCGAGGTGCCAGGCCGCCAGGCGGCGCTACCTGAGCCGGAGCAGCTGGCCCGCAGGCCGCCGCTCCCCACGGAGCTGCGTGGCGTCCAGGACTACATCGACATGCGCAAGGAGCGCATCGTCTACCTCTTCTTGGAGCACTGGCGCAAGTGGACCTTCCACGGGCACGGGCGCCAAGCCCAGACGCGCCTGCGCAGACTGCTGCCCCGCGTGGTGGCCGCCGGCGCCGACCCTGTCCCTGAGGCCCTGGAGGCCGCCGAGGTCCCGCAGCCGCCGGCGGGGGACGGCCCCGACAAGCGGCTGCTGCGCCTTCTGAAGCAGCGACAGGTGGTGGGGAAGCTGCTGGGCCACTGGCGGAGCCTGCTGCGGCAGGTACCCGCGCGCCAGCCCTGCGGCCCGGGCCTGGCGCACGGCTTATACTGGCCGGAGCACTTCCTGCCGCCCCTGGACGGCGGCGCGCCCCCGCGCTACGACAGCCTCACTCTGGACCTCTTCATGCTTGGCTACTTTCAGCTGCTTGAGATGGGCCTGAGCCGCGAGGAGCGCAAATTCCGCCACCTGCTGTGCTACGAGATGTTCGACCGGCTGGGAAGCCACCCGTGGGAGCTCATTCGCGAGTTCCACCGCGTGGTGCTTGAGGAAGTGGAGGCCGGCCGGCGTGGCTGGAGCGACGGTTTTGAGGACCTCAAGCATCAGTTCTTTGGAGACAGCCCCGAGGCTAAGCTCGCTTGGGAGGAAGAGGTTAAGAAGGAGCAGGAAGAGGCCAAGAAGgagcaggaaaaggagaaagaagagaaagaggaggagagggagccgGCCCGAGAGGCTGTGCCAGCTCAGACAGAGGACTGGCCAGAGGGCCATCCTGAGGCCCCGGGCCCTGCaccgcagcccccgcccccacccccgccagccgCACCTCCCCCGACCCCGTCTGACCCTCCTAGTTCTGAAGCCCCTGCTGAGGACTCCCTGGAGCTGTTGTCCGGGATGGGCGAGTTCAGCGATGAGGACATCTGCCGCTACATCGACCGCAGCTTCTCCttctggaaggagaaggaggcagagctTTTCGACATCTAA